Proteins encoded by one window of Rhodamnia argentea isolate NSW1041297 chromosome 6, ASM2092103v1, whole genome shotgun sequence:
- the LOC115727530 gene encoding transcription factor bHLH47 isoform X1, with the protein MILCLVSAVICVCIATTMVSEASTSSGDNTNVVVEASLSAGRSSPCKKNQGKVPKRVHKAEREKQKREHLNELFQDLASALELNQQNSGKASILCEAGRLLKEIFGQIEGLKKENVALLSESRYVTVEKNELKEENSALEAQIEKLQNELRARAAESKPDLNAPPPECAQPAATASYPGETTGLTTAEPPLQQTHAVIIVPLQPDLSSYTVHAPAHVSKPHPRYPTPADSWPSQLLGDQTARRNGLPISGGNNGCSNRENGPDDGM; encoded by the exons ATGATTCTATGCTTAGTATCGGCAG TGATTTGCGTTTGCATAGCAACAACCATGGTTTCGGAGGCGAGCACTTCATCCGGCGACAATACCAACGTGGTTGTGGAGGCATCACTATCAGCAGGAAG GTCATCTCCTTGCAAAAAGAATCAAGGTAAAGTACCAAAGAGAGTTCACAAAGCCGAGCGGGAGAAACAAAAGCGTGAGCATTTGAATGAGCTTTTCCAAGATTTGGCAAGTGCACTCG AATTGAACCAGCAGAACAGTGGCAAGGCCTCTATACTGTGCGAAGCTGGTCGCCtgttgaaagaaatatttggcCAAATTGAGGGTCTTAAAAAGGAGAACGTTGCTCTCTTATCTGAGTCTCGCTAC GTGACTGTCGAGAAGAATGAGCTGAAAGAGGAGAATTCTGCCTTAGAAGCCCAAATAGAGAAATTGCAGAACGAGCTAAGAGCCCGGGCAGCAGAGTCTAAGCCTGATCTGAATGCACCTCCTCCTGAATGTGCCCAACCTGCAGCGACGGCTAGTTATCCTGGAGAGACTACAGGGTTGACTACTGCGGAACCCCCATTGCAGCAAACACATGCTGTGATCATCGTCCCCCTTCAACCCGATCTCTCGTCATATACCGTGCATGCCCCTGCACATGTGAGTAAACCGCACCCAAGATACCCCACGCCTGCAGATTCATGGCCGTCGCAGCTCCTCGGCGACCAAACCGCCAGGAGGAATGGACTCCCAATTAGTGGTGGCAATAATGGTTGCAGCAATAGGGAAAATGGCCCTGATGATGGCATGTAA
- the LOC115727530 gene encoding transcription factor bHLH47 isoform X2 — protein sequence MVSEASTSSGDNTNVVVEASLSAGRSSPCKKNQGKVPKRVHKAEREKQKREHLNELFQDLASALELNQQNSGKASILCEAGRLLKEIFGQIEGLKKENVALLSESRYVTVEKNELKEENSALEAQIEKLQNELRARAAESKPDLNAPPPECAQPAATASYPGETTGLTTAEPPLQQTHAVIIVPLQPDLSSYTVHAPAHVSKPHPRYPTPADSWPSQLLGDQTARRNGLPISGGNNGCSNRENGPDDGM from the exons ATGGTTTCGGAGGCGAGCACTTCATCCGGCGACAATACCAACGTGGTTGTGGAGGCATCACTATCAGCAGGAAG GTCATCTCCTTGCAAAAAGAATCAAGGTAAAGTACCAAAGAGAGTTCACAAAGCCGAGCGGGAGAAACAAAAGCGTGAGCATTTGAATGAGCTTTTCCAAGATTTGGCAAGTGCACTCG AATTGAACCAGCAGAACAGTGGCAAGGCCTCTATACTGTGCGAAGCTGGTCGCCtgttgaaagaaatatttggcCAAATTGAGGGTCTTAAAAAGGAGAACGTTGCTCTCTTATCTGAGTCTCGCTAC GTGACTGTCGAGAAGAATGAGCTGAAAGAGGAGAATTCTGCCTTAGAAGCCCAAATAGAGAAATTGCAGAACGAGCTAAGAGCCCGGGCAGCAGAGTCTAAGCCTGATCTGAATGCACCTCCTCCTGAATGTGCCCAACCTGCAGCGACGGCTAGTTATCCTGGAGAGACTACAGGGTTGACTACTGCGGAACCCCCATTGCAGCAAACACATGCTGTGATCATCGTCCCCCTTCAACCCGATCTCTCGTCATATACCGTGCATGCCCCTGCACATGTGAGTAAACCGCACCCAAGATACCCCACGCCTGCAGATTCATGGCCGTCGCAGCTCCTCGGCGACCAAACCGCCAGGAGGAATGGACTCCCAATTAGTGGTGGCAATAATGGTTGCAGCAATAGGGAAAATGGCCCTGATGATGGCATGTAA